One window from the genome of Salvia splendens isolate huo1 chromosome 9, SspV2, whole genome shotgun sequence encodes:
- the LOC121749027 gene encoding probable E3 ubiquitin-protein ligase ARI2 isoform X1, with protein MEEEDYYMSDDGSEENDCSYSSDQDAEPLDGFENDDSDDQWVAHKAPYSKVITKASLLAAQREDLQTVMDLLSVREHHARTLLIHYRWDVEKLTAVYVEKGRSHMFSEAGVSMTEIFDLDPDEPFSTVMCSICIDDVPLKDMTKMDCGHSFCNSCWTGHFVVKINEGQSKRIRCMAHKCNAICDETIIRHLVSVQHPDLAAKFDRFLLESYIEDNRMVKWCPSTPHCGNAIRVENDEFCEVECSCGLQFCFSCSSEAHSPCSCSMWELWIKKCRDESETVNWITVHTKPCPKCHKPVEKNGGCNLVSCICGQAFCWLCGGATGRDHTWSHIANHSCGRYKEDGEKKAERAKRNLYRYMHYHNRYKAHTDSFKQESKLRDKIKSKVSRLEAKDSALRDFSWVTNGIYRLFRSRRALSYSYPFAFYMFGNEFFNDEMTEKERELKQHLFEDQQQQLESNVEKLSKFLEEPFDEYQGEEVMQMRMQVINLSVITDNLCKKMYECIENDLLGSLQYTVHSIAPYQSKGIEKAEELTFGGNTLADSNGNYQEAAGQSTGDSVEIGQPSASGTSSKCSQLTRKRPRKERNTGSIIDLNKPAEAHPVNAYNYE; from the exons TTCCGATCAAGACGCGGAACCGCTCGACGGATTTGAAAACGATGATTCAGATGATCAGTGGGTCGCGCACAAAGCCCCTTATTCGAAG GTTATCACAAAAGCATCTCTGTTGGCTGCTCAG AGAGAAGATCTGCAGACTGTAATGGACTTGCTATCAGTGAGGGAACACCATGCCAGAACTCTTCTCATTCACTACAGATGGGATGTTGAGAAATTAACTGCAGTTTATGTTGAGAAAGGAAGATCTCACATGTTTTCTGAAGCAGGTGTTTCAATGACTGAGATTTTTGACCTAGATCCTGATGAACCTTTCTCTACAGTGATGTGCAGTATATGTATAGATGATGTGCCACTGAAAGATATGACCAAAATGGACTGTGGCCATTCCTTCTGCAATAGCT GTTGGACAGGGCACTTCGTTGTCAAAATAAATGAGGGTCAAAGCAAGAGGATTCGATGTATGGCTCATAAATGTAACGCTATCTGTGATGAAACTATAATTAGACATCTAGTTAGTGTACAGCACCCTGATTTGGCAGCGAAGTTTGACCGATTCCTTCTTGAGTCATACATTGAAGACAACAGAATGGTTAAATGGTGTCCCAGTACACCCCATTGTGGGAATGCAATAAGGGTAGAAAATGATGAGTTTTGTGAGGTAGAGTGTTCTTGTGGTTTACAGTTTTGTTTTAGTTGCTCATCAGAAGCCCATTCCCCTTGTTCATGCTCTATGTGGGAACTCTGGATAAAGAAATGCCGTGATGAATCTGAGACCGTCAATTGGATTACTGTGCATACGAAGCCTTGTCCGAAGTGTCACAAACCAGTTGAAAAGAATGGTGGTTGCAACCTAGTTAGTTGCATATGTGGGCAAGCTTTTTG TTGGTTGTGCGGCGGTGCTACTGGCCGAGATCACACTTGGTCGCATATTGCTAATCATAGCTGTGGCCGTTACAAAGAAGATGGTGAGAAGAAGGCTGAGCGTGCAAAACGAAACCTATACAGATACATGCATTATCATAATCGTTATAAAGCTCACACAGACTCCTTTAAGCAGGAATCTAAATTGAGGGACAAAATCAAATCAAAGGTTTCACGGTTAGAAGCAAAAGACTCAGCGTTGAGAGATTTCAGCTGGGTTACTAATGGCATTTACAGACTGTTTAGATCGAGACGAGCTCTTTCTTATTCTTATCCGTTTGCTTTCTACATGTTTGGTAATGAGTTCTTTAACGACGAGATGACAGAAAAGGAGAGGGAATTAAAGCAACATTTATTTGAAGACCAGCAGCAGCAGCTTGAGTCAAATGTTGAGAAGCTATCCAAATTTCTCGAGGAGCCATTTGATGAATATCAAGGGGAAGAAGTCATGCAAATGAGGATGCAAGTTATTAATCTCTCTGTTATCACTGATAACCTCTGcaaaaaaat GTATGAGTGTATTGAGAATGATCTATTGGGTTCACTTCAATATACCGTTCACAGTATAGCTCCTTACCAGTCAAAAGGCATAGAGAAGGCAGAGGAGCTAACCTTTGGAGGGAACACTCTAGCAGATAGCAATGGTAATTATCAGGAGGCAGCTGGACAGTCCACTG GGGACTCGGTAGAAATTGGCCAGCCTTCGGCATCTGGGACTTCAAGCAAGTGCTCTCAGTTGACACGGAAGCGCCctagaa
- the LOC121749027 gene encoding probable E3 ubiquitin-protein ligase ARI2 isoform X2 has protein sequence MEEEDYYMSDDGSEENDCSYSSDQDAEPLDGFENDDSDDQWVAHKAPYSKVITKASLLAAQREDLQTVMDLLSVREHHARTLLIHYRWDVEKLTAVYVEKGRSHMFSEAGVSMTEIFDLDPDEPFSTVMCSICIDDVPLKDMTKMDCGHSFCNSCWTGHFVVKINEGQSKRIRCMAHKCNAICDETIIRHLVSVQHPDLAAKFDRFLLESYIEDNRMVKWCPSTPHCGNAIRVENDEFCEVECSCGLQFCFSCSSEAHSPCSCSMWELWIKKCRDESETVNWITVHTKPCPKCHKPVEKNGGCNLVSCICGQAFCWLCGGATGRDHTWSHIANHSCGRYKEDGEKKAERAKRNLYRYMHYHNRYKAHTDSFKQESKLRDKIKSKVSRLEAKDSALRDFSWVTNGIYRLFRSRRALSYSYPFAFYMFGNEFFNDEMTEKERELKQHLFEDQQQQLESNVEKLSKFLEEPFDEYQGEEVMQMRMQVINLSVITDNLCKKMYECIENDLLGSLQYTVHSIAPYQSKGIEKAEELTFGGNTLADSNGNYQEAAGQSTGKAGTR, from the exons TTCCGATCAAGACGCGGAACCGCTCGACGGATTTGAAAACGATGATTCAGATGATCAGTGGGTCGCGCACAAAGCCCCTTATTCGAAG GTTATCACAAAAGCATCTCTGTTGGCTGCTCAG AGAGAAGATCTGCAGACTGTAATGGACTTGCTATCAGTGAGGGAACACCATGCCAGAACTCTTCTCATTCACTACAGATGGGATGTTGAGAAATTAACTGCAGTTTATGTTGAGAAAGGAAGATCTCACATGTTTTCTGAAGCAGGTGTTTCAATGACTGAGATTTTTGACCTAGATCCTGATGAACCTTTCTCTACAGTGATGTGCAGTATATGTATAGATGATGTGCCACTGAAAGATATGACCAAAATGGACTGTGGCCATTCCTTCTGCAATAGCT GTTGGACAGGGCACTTCGTTGTCAAAATAAATGAGGGTCAAAGCAAGAGGATTCGATGTATGGCTCATAAATGTAACGCTATCTGTGATGAAACTATAATTAGACATCTAGTTAGTGTACAGCACCCTGATTTGGCAGCGAAGTTTGACCGATTCCTTCTTGAGTCATACATTGAAGACAACAGAATGGTTAAATGGTGTCCCAGTACACCCCATTGTGGGAATGCAATAAGGGTAGAAAATGATGAGTTTTGTGAGGTAGAGTGTTCTTGTGGTTTACAGTTTTGTTTTAGTTGCTCATCAGAAGCCCATTCCCCTTGTTCATGCTCTATGTGGGAACTCTGGATAAAGAAATGCCGTGATGAATCTGAGACCGTCAATTGGATTACTGTGCATACGAAGCCTTGTCCGAAGTGTCACAAACCAGTTGAAAAGAATGGTGGTTGCAACCTAGTTAGTTGCATATGTGGGCAAGCTTTTTG TTGGTTGTGCGGCGGTGCTACTGGCCGAGATCACACTTGGTCGCATATTGCTAATCATAGCTGTGGCCGTTACAAAGAAGATGGTGAGAAGAAGGCTGAGCGTGCAAAACGAAACCTATACAGATACATGCATTATCATAATCGTTATAAAGCTCACACAGACTCCTTTAAGCAGGAATCTAAATTGAGGGACAAAATCAAATCAAAGGTTTCACGGTTAGAAGCAAAAGACTCAGCGTTGAGAGATTTCAGCTGGGTTACTAATGGCATTTACAGACTGTTTAGATCGAGACGAGCTCTTTCTTATTCTTATCCGTTTGCTTTCTACATGTTTGGTAATGAGTTCTTTAACGACGAGATGACAGAAAAGGAGAGGGAATTAAAGCAACATTTATTTGAAGACCAGCAGCAGCAGCTTGAGTCAAATGTTGAGAAGCTATCCAAATTTCTCGAGGAGCCATTTGATGAATATCAAGGGGAAGAAGTCATGCAAATGAGGATGCAAGTTATTAATCTCTCTGTTATCACTGATAACCTCTGcaaaaaaat GTATGAGTGTATTGAGAATGATCTATTGGGTTCACTTCAATATACCGTTCACAGTATAGCTCCTTACCAGTCAAAAGGCATAGAGAAGGCAGAGGAGCTAACCTTTGGAGGGAACACTCTAGCAGATAGCAATGGTAATTATCAGGAGGCAGCTGGACAGTCCACTGGTAAAGCG GGGACTCGGTAG